One window of Nocardia nova SH22a genomic DNA carries:
- a CDS encoding YoaK family protein, whose product MTPPTEDSREPFWNLETRLASALLILAGFVGAAAYTHSEGYFVTFMTGNTERAAIGGFLGDYTLAFGAFVLIVSFLAGVLAASFCRRHWWRNHPHGATMLATAALTVAAVVDSAAYARDADLSLVPILFVAFAMGSLNTSFVKNGEVSIPVTYVTGTLVKFAQGVERHIAGGTHREWLGYAVQWLSFVCGAFIGGLVSLVVEGGDMLYAAVIASAIVAAYTWRADLSWVRRHMTSE is encoded by the coding sequence GTGACTCCGCCAACCGAAGACTCCCGCGAGCCGTTCTGGAATCTGGAGACCCGCCTCGCCTCGGCCCTGCTGATCCTCGCCGGATTCGTGGGCGCCGCCGCCTACACCCATTCCGAAGGCTATTTCGTCACCTTCATGACGGGTAACACCGAACGCGCCGCCATCGGCGGATTCCTCGGCGACTACACCCTCGCCTTCGGTGCGTTCGTGCTGATCGTGTCTTTTCTGGCCGGTGTGCTCGCCGCCTCGTTCTGCCGCAGGCACTGGTGGCGCAACCACCCGCACGGCGCGACCATGCTGGCCACCGCCGCGCTCACCGTGGCCGCCGTCGTCGACTCCGCGGCCTACGCGCGCGATGCGGATCTGAGCCTGGTTCCGATCCTGTTCGTCGCCTTCGCCATGGGTTCGCTGAACACCTCGTTCGTCAAGAACGGCGAGGTGTCCATCCCGGTCACCTATGTCACCGGAACCCTGGTGAAATTCGCCCAGGGCGTGGAGCGCCACATCGCCGGTGGCACCCACCGCGAATGGCTGGGCTATGCCGTGCAGTGGCTCTCGTTCGTCTGCGGTGCGTTCATCGGTGGGCTCGTCAGTCTCGTCGTGGAGGGCGGGGACATGTTGTACGCCGCCGTCATCGCCTCGGCGATCGTGGCCGCCTACACCTGGCGCGCCGACCTGAGCTGGGTGCGGCGGCACATGACCTCCGAGTAA
- a CDS encoding phosphoribulokinase, giving the protein MSRKHPVVAITGSSGAGTSSVTRTFQEIFRREGINAAIVEGDSFHRYDRGEMKIAMAEAEADLNLHFSHFGPDANLLAELESLFRDYGRSGVGLVRRYLHDEHEAKPYGLDPGTFTPWEELEPGSDLLFYEGLHGAAVTGTVDVARHTDLLVGVVPIVNLEWIQKVIRDKTERGYSSEAVIDTILRRMPDYVKYICPQFSRTYVNFQRVPTVDTSNPFTARSIPTADESFVVIRFADPKVIDFPYLLSMLHDSFMSRPNCIVVPGGKMDLAMQLIFTPLILRLMDKRPGARMTV; this is encoded by the coding sequence ATGTCGCGCAAACATCCCGTGGTCGCCATCACCGGATCCTCGGGGGCCGGGACGAGCAGTGTCACCCGGACCTTCCAGGAGATCTTCCGGCGGGAGGGGATCAATGCCGCGATCGTGGAGGGTGATTCGTTTCATCGCTACGACCGCGGCGAGATGAAGATCGCGATGGCCGAGGCCGAAGCCGACCTCAATCTGCACTTCTCCCATTTCGGCCCGGACGCGAATCTGCTGGCGGAACTGGAAAGCCTGTTCCGCGATTACGGACGGTCCGGGGTCGGGCTGGTCCGCCGATATCTGCACGACGAGCACGAGGCCAAACCCTACGGACTGGATCCCGGTACCTTCACGCCCTGGGAGGAGCTGGAGCCGGGCAGTGATCTGCTGTTCTACGAGGGGCTGCACGGTGCGGCGGTCACCGGCACCGTCGACGTGGCCCGGCACACGGATCTGCTCGTGGGCGTGGTGCCGATCGTGAATCTGGAATGGATTCAGAAGGTGATCAGGGACAAGACCGAGCGCGGATACTCCAGCGAAGCGGTGATCGACACGATTCTGCGGCGCATGCCCGACTACGTGAAGTACATCTGCCCGCAGTTCTCCCGCACCTATGTGAATTTCCAGCGGGTTCCGACCGTCGACACGTCGAATCCGTTCACCGCGCGCAGTATCCCGACCGCTGACGAGAGTTTCGTCGTGATCCGGTTCGCCGATCCGAAGGTGATCGACTTCCCGTATCTGCTGTCGATGCTGCACGATTCGTTCATGTCACGGCCGAACTGCATCGTGGTGCCCGGCGGCAAGATGGACCTGGCGATGCAGCTGATCTTCACCCCGCTGATTCTGCGGTTGATGGACAAACGTCCCGGCGCGCGAATGACGGTGTGA
- a CDS encoding class 1 fructose-bisphosphatase, with the protein MPDGMKTLTRYTIEEEHRHPGSSGEFSALLNVVATAAKVIANQVTRGRIVGSLGASAPGDLPAALHRRMDAIANDIMVEQSESSGPLAALLSEQMSGLRVVPGQVRRGKYMLAFDPLDGSSNIDVNLPVGTIFSVLRAPEDERAVVAEDFLQPGARQVCAGFTLYGPATMLVLTTGSGVDGFTLDREIGAFVLTHPRMRIPEDTSGFAINAANERFWQRPVRRYVHECLDGVDGPRSRDFNMRWVASLVADAFHILTRGGVYLYPYDTRDRERPGRVSLLYGANPIAFVIEQAGGAATTGHERVLDVVPRRLHQQIPLVFGSRNEVWRIERYHREPDAGPPFDASLFGTRTLFRPARH; encoded by the coding sequence GTGCCCGACGGAATGAAGACCCTCACCCGGTACACGATCGAGGAGGAACATCGCCATCCCGGCTCGTCGGGGGAATTCTCCGCACTGCTGAACGTGGTGGCCACGGCGGCGAAAGTCATCGCCAACCAGGTGACCCGGGGGCGGATCGTCGGATCACTCGGGGCCTCGGCCCCGGGTGATCTGCCCGCGGCCCTGCACCGGCGCATGGATGCGATCGCCAACGACATCATGGTGGAACAGTCCGAATCCAGTGGGCCGCTGGCGGCCTTGCTGTCGGAGCAGATGAGCGGATTGCGCGTGGTGCCCGGGCAGGTGCGGCGCGGGAAGTACATGCTCGCCTTCGACCCGCTGGACGGCTCCTCGAATATCGACGTGAATCTGCCGGTCGGAACGATTTTCAGTGTGCTGCGAGCGCCGGAGGACGAGCGGGCGGTGGTCGCGGAGGATTTTCTGCAACCCGGCGCGCGGCAGGTGTGCGCGGGTTTCACCCTCTACGGCCCGGCGACCATGCTGGTGCTCACCACGGGTAGCGGCGTCGACGGTTTCACCCTCGATCGGGAGATCGGCGCCTTCGTGCTCACCCATCCCCGGATGCGGATTCCCGAGGACACTTCCGGATTCGCGATCAATGCCGCCAACGAACGGTTCTGGCAGCGGCCGGTCCGGCGTTACGTGCACGAATGTCTGGACGGGGTGGACGGGCCGCGCTCGCGTGATTTCAATATGCGCTGGGTGGCGTCGCTGGTCGCCGACGCCTTCCACATCCTGACCCGGGGCGGGGTTTATCTGTACCCCTACGACACTCGTGACCGCGAACGGCCCGGCCGGGTGTCGCTGCTCTACGGCGCCAATCCGATCGCCTTCGTCATCGAGCAGGCCGGTGGTGCCGCGACCACCGGCCACGAGCGCGTGCTCGATGTCGTTCCGCGGCGTTTGCACCAGCAGATTCCGTTGGTCTTCGGTTCACGCAACGAGGTGTGGCGGATCGAGCGCTATCACCGCGAGCCGGATGCCGGTCCGCCGTTCGACGCCTCACTGTTCGGCACCCGTACCCTGTTTCGCCCGGCGCGCCACTGA
- a CDS encoding AAA family ATPase, translating to MTEPTRAGGPGFWMYRPGAQPPKNGAVEQDCDIDDAILPPDATVDLSTDLAGKNVEDTLARLDAELIGLPTVKARVREIAALLLVDRARQRFGLSADRPTMHMSFTGGPGTGKTTVALRMAEMLHALGYIRKPKVHTVTRDDLVGQFIGHTAPKTKEALAKAAGGVLFIDEAYYLFRPENERDYGQEVIEILLQEMETERARRGAPGGAGGGSLRNHGGSSEASPSGPVVIFAGYADRMDTFFSANPGLSSRVAHHLEFPDYTRDELLAIARVMVADSSFRFTGEADAAFGEYVGLRMARPRFANARSVRNAIDRCRLRQADRLVRRHEPLGRADLMTLTAEDVYGSSVFGDREGGGAPPGGEPPCPTE from the coding sequence ATGACGGAGCCGACACGCGCGGGCGGACCCGGATTCTGGATGTACCGTCCCGGCGCTCAACCTCCGAAAAACGGTGCGGTGGAACAGGATTGCGACATCGACGACGCGATCCTGCCGCCGGACGCCACGGTCGATCTGTCGACCGATCTGGCGGGCAAGAATGTCGAGGACACCCTCGCCCGGCTCGACGCGGAGCTGATCGGGCTGCCGACGGTCAAGGCGCGGGTCCGGGAGATCGCGGCGCTGCTGCTGGTCGACCGGGCCCGGCAGCGGTTCGGGCTGTCGGCCGACCGGCCCACCATGCACATGAGTTTCACCGGCGGGCCCGGCACCGGGAAGACGACGGTCGCACTGCGCATGGCGGAGATGCTGCACGCCTTGGGCTACATCCGGAAACCCAAGGTGCACACCGTGACCCGGGACGATCTGGTCGGTCAGTTCATCGGGCACACGGCGCCGAAGACCAAGGAGGCGCTGGCCAAGGCGGCCGGTGGGGTGCTGTTCATCGACGAGGCGTACTACCTGTTCCGGCCGGAGAACGAACGCGACTACGGGCAGGAGGTCATCGAAATCCTGCTGCAGGAGATGGAGACCGAGCGCGCGAGGCGCGGTGCGCCCGGCGGGGCCGGAGGAGGCAGCCTGCGTAACCACGGAGGGTCCTCGGAAGCATCGCCATCAGGTCCCGTGGTGATCTTCGCCGGATATGCGGACCGGATGGACACCTTCTTCTCCGCCAATCCGGGGCTGTCCTCGCGGGTGGCCCACCACCTGGAATTTCCGGACTACACCCGCGACGAACTGCTGGCGATCGCGCGGGTCATGGTGGCGGACAGCAGTTTCCGGTTCACCGGCGAGGCGGACGCCGCCTTCGGGGAGTATGTGGGCCTGCGGATGGCGCGGCCGCGGTTCGCCAACGCCCGCAGTGTGCGCAATGCGATCGATCGGTGCAGGTTGCGTCAGGCCGATCGGCTGGTGCGCCGGCACGAGCCGCTGGGCCGCGCCGACCTCATGACGCTGACCGCCGAGGACGTCTACGGCAGCAGCGTCTTCGGCGACCGGGAAGGCGGTGGCGCGCCGCCGGGAGGGGAGCCGCCGTGCCCGACGGAATGA
- a CDS encoding ribulose bisphosphate carboxylase small subunit: MYLRQGTFSHLPDLTDAEIGAQVRYALLNNWPVSIEYTDDPHPRNVYWEMWGLPLFDLDEPDGVLAEINACRATFPHHYIRVNAYDASYGRQTTALSFLVQRPASEPGFVLVRTEAEDRRQRYGLRSYATDEPGGARYRG, encoded by the coding sequence ATGTATCTGCGTCAAGGAACCTTCTCCCACCTGCCGGATCTCACCGATGCCGAGATCGGCGCCCAGGTCCGCTACGCCCTGCTGAACAACTGGCCGGTGTCGATCGAATACACCGACGATCCCCATCCGCGCAATGTGTACTGGGAGATGTGGGGGCTTCCCCTGTTCGATCTGGACGAACCCGACGGTGTGCTCGCCGAGATCAACGCGTGCCGAGCGACGTTCCCGCACCACTACATCCGGGTCAACGCCTACGACGCGAGCTACGGCAGGCAGACGACCGCACTGAGTTTCCTGGTGCAGCGACCCGCCTCGGAACCGGGATTCGTCCTGGTCCGGACCGAGGCCGAGGATCGGCGGCAGCGATACGGGCTGCGATCGTATGCCACCGACGAACCCGGCGGCGCCCGGTACCGGGGGTAG
- a CDS encoding form I ribulose bisphosphate carboxylase large subunit, translating into MTDESTRDRWDPGVHSYASMGYYDADYRPSDTDVLAVFRVTPQPGVDPIEAAAAVAGESSTATWTVVWTDRLTAHDRYRAKCYRIDEVPGRPGEYFAYIAYDLDLFEEGSITNLTSSVIGNVFGFKPLKALRLEDMRIPVAYVKTFQGPPHGIVMEREYLNKYGRPLLGATVKPKLGLSARNYGRVVYEACKGGLDFTKDDENINSQPFMRWRDRYLFAMEGVNRATAETGELKGHYLNITAATMEDMYERAEFAKSLGSVIVMMDLTVGYTAMQSMSKWARRNGMLLHLHRAGHSTFTRQKTHGVSFRVLAKWCRLIGVDHLHAGTVIGKLEGDPHTVKGFYDTLRDNHIPENPRNGIFFDQDWASLPGVMPVASGGIHAGQMHQLLDLFGDDAILQFGGGTIGHPMGIAAGAEANRVALEAMVKARNEGRDLLKEGPDALRAAARTCPTLDVALTTWGDVTFDYTSTDAPDAVPTVTS; encoded by the coding sequence ATGACCGACGAATCCACCCGTGATCGCTGGGATCCGGGCGTGCACTCGTACGCGTCCATGGGCTATTACGACGCCGATTACCGGCCGTCCGATACCGATGTGCTCGCGGTGTTCCGGGTGACCCCGCAACCGGGTGTGGACCCGATCGAGGCCGCTGCCGCCGTGGCCGGTGAATCCTCCACCGCCACTTGGACTGTCGTGTGGACCGACCGGCTCACCGCACACGACCGCTACCGCGCCAAGTGCTACCGGATCGACGAGGTGCCCGGCCGGCCGGGGGAGTATTTCGCCTACATCGCCTACGATCTGGACCTTTTCGAAGAGGGGTCGATCACCAATCTCACCTCCTCGGTGATCGGCAATGTATTCGGATTCAAGCCGCTGAAAGCGCTTCGGCTCGAGGACATGCGCATTCCGGTCGCCTATGTCAAGACCTTCCAGGGTCCGCCGCACGGAATCGTGATGGAGCGGGAGTATCTGAACAAGTACGGGCGGCCGTTGCTCGGCGCGACCGTCAAACCGAAACTTGGGCTGTCGGCGCGGAACTACGGGCGGGTGGTGTACGAGGCGTGCAAGGGCGGACTCGACTTCACCAAGGACGACGAGAACATCAATTCCCAGCCGTTCATGCGGTGGCGCGACCGGTACCTGTTCGCGATGGAGGGGGTGAACCGCGCGACCGCGGAAACCGGAGAATTGAAGGGTCATTATCTCAATATCACGGCCGCGACGATGGAGGATATGTACGAGCGCGCGGAATTCGCGAAATCGCTCGGCAGTGTCATCGTCATGATGGACCTGACCGTCGGCTACACCGCGATGCAGTCGATGTCGAAGTGGGCGCGGCGCAACGGCATGCTGCTCCATCTGCACCGGGCGGGTCATTCGACGTTCACCAGGCAGAAGACACACGGCGTGAGCTTCCGGGTGCTGGCGAAATGGTGCCGCCTCATCGGCGTCGACCATCTGCACGCGGGAACCGTGATCGGCAAGCTCGAGGGCGACCCGCATACGGTGAAGGGCTTCTACGACACGTTGCGCGACAACCACATTCCGGAGAATCCGCGCAACGGGATCTTCTTCGACCAGGACTGGGCGAGTCTGCCGGGGGTGATGCCGGTGGCCTCGGGCGGTATCCACGCCGGGCAGATGCATCAGCTGCTGGACCTGTTCGGCGACGACGCGATCCTGCAGTTCGGTGGCGGCACGATCGGCCATCCCATGGGCATCGCCGCGGGAGCGGAGGCCAATCGGGTCGCACTCGAGGCAATGGTGAAGGCGCGCAACGAAGGCCGCGATCTGCTGAAGGAGGGCCCCGATGCCCTGCGCGCGGCCGCCCGGACCTGCCCGACCCTGGATGTGGCGCTGACGACGTGGGGTGATGTCACCTTCGACTACACCTCCACCGACGCGCCCGACGCGGTGCCGACCGTCACCTCCTGA
- a CDS encoding LysR family transcriptional regulator encodes MGTVSAVRMETFLAVARHNSIRRAAAQLHITEAAASAAVAHIEKQLGAKLIAKSGRGIALTEAGRVYAEYCRSILGLMKEAHAAVRRAETGRLRIGVVATAGEYVLLRLLVSFRDRYPEIELGLSIHPRDLLFIELQHHETELVIAGRPPRDTGLVVRARRPSRLVVVGAPGRGHDPRTATWLLRGPGSGTRETTLALLDRLQIRPPALTLGTHGAVLAAAREGLGITLIHSDAVEADVAQGTLVTVPVEGTPLDRPWHAVTTGTPTPAARLFVAHMIDPRRVGDHAFHPVGDGTGPLPRLSSPTEPGPAPPSER; translated from the coding sequence ATGGGAACGGTCAGTGCGGTCAGAATGGAAACGTTTCTGGCTGTGGCCCGGCACAACAGCATTCGGCGCGCCGCTGCGCAACTGCACATCACCGAGGCGGCCGCCTCCGCGGCGGTGGCGCATATCGAAAAGCAACTCGGCGCGAAACTCATCGCGAAATCCGGGCGGGGTATCGCACTCACCGAGGCCGGGCGGGTCTATGCCGAATACTGCCGCAGCATCCTCGGATTGATGAAAGAGGCGCATGCCGCGGTGCGCCGGGCCGAAACCGGGCGGTTGCGGATCGGGGTCGTCGCGACCGCCGGTGAATACGTCCTGCTGCGCCTGCTGGTGTCGTTTCGCGACCGCTACCCGGAGATCGAACTCGGACTGTCCATCCATCCCCGCGATCTGCTGTTCATCGAATTACAGCACCACGAAACCGAACTCGTGATCGCCGGGCGCCCTCCGCGCGACACCGGACTGGTGGTGCGGGCCCGGCGGCCGAGCCGTCTGGTGGTGGTCGGTGCTCCGGGCCGCGGCCACGATCCGCGCACCGCCACCTGGTTGCTGCGCGGTCCCGGGTCGGGCACCCGCGAGACCACCCTGGCATTGCTCGATCGATTGCAGATCCGCCCACCGGCTCTGACTCTCGGCACCCACGGCGCGGTCCTGGCGGCCGCGCGAGAGGGCCTGGGCATCACGCTGATCCACAGCGATGCGGTGGAAGCGGATGTGGCACAGGGGACTCTGGTGACCGTCCCGGTCGAGGGCACCCCGCTGGACCGGCCGTGGCACGCGGTCACCACCGGCACCCCGACACCGGCGGCACGATTGTTCGTCGCGCACATGATCGATCCGCGGCGGGTCGGCGACCACGCCTTCCATCCGGTCGGCGACGGCACCGGTCCCCTGCCGCGGCTGTCGTCGCCCACCGAGCCCGGGCCCGCTCCGCCATCCGAGCGCTAG
- a CDS encoding MarR family winged helix-turn-helix transcriptional regulator has protein sequence MSQQERTRSAEELAEAADLYFALGRITRLLRRSGDLGALSPGSAAALGTLVRCGPMRLGDLAAAEHVTAPTMSRIVSGLEKYGYLERTPDPADGRAQLLTTTDQAKSLVNGLTSARIQRFADALDDLGPEHRRTLGDALAVLIERLDD, from the coding sequence ATGAGTCAGCAGGAGCGCACACGCAGCGCCGAGGAGCTTGCCGAGGCCGCGGACCTGTATTTCGCCCTCGGCCGGATCACCCGGCTGCTGCGCCGCTCCGGCGACCTCGGCGCCCTGAGCCCCGGATCGGCCGCCGCGCTCGGCACGCTCGTGCGCTGCGGACCGATGCGCCTGGGCGACCTCGCCGCGGCCGAACATGTCACCGCGCCCACCATGTCCCGGATCGTCTCCGGCCTGGAGAAGTACGGATACCTCGAACGCACCCCCGACCCGGCGGACGGCCGCGCCCAGCTGCTGACCACAACCGATCAGGCGAAGTCGCTGGTCAACGGGCTCACCTCGGCCCGAATCCAGCGCTTCGCGGACGCACTCGACGATCTCGGGCCCGAGCACCGCCGAACCCTCGGCGATGCCCTCGCCGTCCTGATCGAGCGGCTCGACGACTGA
- a CDS encoding aldo/keto reductase, which translates to MTATRKLGELTVGAQGLGCMGMSQAYGVRDNDEESIATVHRALDLGVTLLDTANIYGAGANEELVGRAIVGRRDEVVLATKFGIVWGEDGSMGARGDAAYVARSCDESLRRLGVDHIDLYYQHRVDPNVPIEETWGALADLVTAGKVRYLGISEASADTIRRAHAVHPVTALQSEWSLWTRGIEAEVAPACRELGIGIVPFSPLGRGFLTGAITSAAELPADDLRRALPRFADENIDRNLAVVAELRAMAEEKGVTAGQLALAWVQARGEDVVPIPGTKRRTYLEQNVAAVDIDLSAADLARIEAAAPADAFAGARYPEHLARAAGK; encoded by the coding sequence ATGACCGCGACCAGGAAACTCGGTGAATTGACCGTCGGCGCACAGGGACTCGGCTGCATGGGCATGAGCCAGGCCTACGGTGTGCGCGACAACGACGAGGAATCGATCGCCACCGTCCATCGCGCTCTCGATCTCGGCGTCACACTGCTCGACACCGCGAACATCTACGGCGCCGGAGCCAACGAGGAACTGGTCGGCCGCGCCATCGTCGGTCGGCGCGACGAGGTGGTGCTCGCGACCAAATTCGGCATCGTCTGGGGCGAGGACGGTTCGATGGGAGCGCGCGGTGACGCCGCGTACGTCGCCCGGTCCTGCGACGAGTCGCTGCGCCGCCTCGGCGTCGACCACATCGACCTCTACTACCAGCACCGGGTCGACCCGAATGTGCCGATCGAGGAGACCTGGGGCGCACTCGCCGACCTGGTCACCGCGGGCAAGGTGCGCTACCTCGGTATCTCGGAGGCCTCGGCGGACACGATCCGCCGTGCGCACGCGGTGCATCCGGTGACGGCGCTGCAGAGCGAATGGTCACTGTGGACCCGCGGCATCGAGGCGGAGGTCGCCCCGGCCTGCCGCGAACTCGGCATCGGTATCGTGCCGTTCTCGCCGCTGGGCCGCGGTTTCCTCACCGGTGCGATCACCTCCGCCGCCGAGTTGCCCGCCGACGACCTGCGCCGCGCACTTCCCCGGTTCGCCGACGAGAACATCGATCGCAACCTCGCCGTGGTCGCCGAACTGCGCGCGATGGCCGAGGAGAAGGGCGTCACCGCGGGCCAGCTGGCACTGGCCTGGGTGCAGGCTCGCGGCGAGGATGTCGTGCCCATTCCCGGCACCAAGCGCCGCACCTACCTCGAACAGAATGTGGCAGCCGTCGACATCGATCTCAGCGCCGCCGATCTGGCCCGCATCGAGGCCGCGGCGCCCGCCGACGCCTTCGCCGGAGCCCGGTACCCGGAGCACCTCGCGCGCGCCGCGGGCAAGTAG
- a CDS encoding CBS domain-containing protein, with product MRISEVLRNKGAEVVTIEPTATVARLLAVLAEHNVGAVVVFGARGTMDGIVSERDVVRCLHRTGAPLLGRPVAEIMTAVVHTCSPEDRVESLRATMTEHRIRHLPVVDRGRMVGIVSIGDVVKSAISELQDERRHLEQYLQG from the coding sequence ATGCGAATTTCGGAGGTTCTACGCAACAAGGGCGCTGAGGTGGTCACGATCGAACCGACCGCGACCGTGGCGCGACTGCTGGCGGTGCTCGCCGAGCACAACGTCGGCGCGGTGGTGGTGTTCGGCGCCAGGGGGACGATGGACGGGATCGTCTCGGAGCGGGATGTGGTGCGGTGTCTGCACCGCACGGGCGCGCCGCTGCTCGGGCGGCCGGTCGCGGAGATCATGACCGCCGTCGTGCACACGTGCTCGCCGGAGGATCGGGTGGAGAGTCTGCGGGCGACGATGACCGAGCACCGGATCCGCCATCTGCCGGTGGTGGATCGAGGCCGGATGGTCGGCATCGTCAGCATCGGCGACGTGGTCAAGAGCGCGATCTCGGAATTGCAGGACGAGCGTCGCCACCTCGAACAGTACTTACAGGGCTGA
- a CDS encoding response regulator transcription factor: protein MSDANRPAALRVLVYSSDADTRDQVISALGKHPHPDLPRFDYQQVATAPVVLERLDGGAVDLAILDGEAAPTGGMGLAKQLKDEIADCPPIVVLTGRADDVWLANWSRAEAAAAHPLDPFELTAAVTTALAARPAA from the coding sequence ATGTCCGATGCGAACCGTCCCGCGGCGCTGCGGGTGCTTGTGTACAGCAGCGATGCCGATACCCGTGACCAGGTCATCTCGGCGCTGGGTAAACACCCGCATCCCGATCTGCCCCGGTTCGACTATCAGCAGGTCGCCACCGCGCCGGTCGTACTCGAGCGGCTCGACGGCGGCGCGGTCGACCTGGCCATTCTCGACGGCGAGGCGGCGCCGACCGGCGGGATGGGCCTGGCCAAACAGCTGAAGGACGAGATCGCCGACTGCCCGCCGATCGTCGTGCTGACCGGACGTGCCGACGATGTCTGGCTGGCGAACTGGTCGCGAGCCGAGGCCGCCGCGGCCCATCCGCTGGATCCCTTCGAACTCACCGCCGCCGTCACCACCGCCCTGGCCGCACGTCCCGCCGCCTGA
- a CDS encoding NADH-quinone oxidoreductase subunit A — protein sequence MNTQVPTLVLGAIAAAFALGSVLLAAVIGPKRYNRAKLEAYECGIEPTPHAIAGGPGNTAGQRFPVKYYLTAMLFIIFDIEIVFLYPWAVHFDALGVFGLAAMALFIFNVSVAYAYEWRRGGLSWD from the coding sequence GTGAATACCCAGGTGCCGACTCTTGTGCTCGGTGCGATCGCGGCCGCGTTCGCACTGGGTTCGGTATTGCTGGCGGCCGTCATCGGCCCCAAGCGCTACAACCGCGCCAAACTCGAGGCCTACGAGTGTGGTATCGAACCCACCCCGCACGCCATCGCCGGCGGGCCCGGAAACACTGCCGGACAACGCTTTCCGGTGAAGTACTACCTCACCGCGATGCTGTTCATCATCTTCGATATCGAGATCGTGTTCCTGTATCCGTGGGCGGTGCACTTCGATGCCCTCGGCGTCTTCGGGCTAGCTGCCATGGCGCTGTTCATCTTCAACGTCTCGGTGGCCTACGCCTACGAGTGGAGGCGCGGCGGCCTGAGCTGGGACTGA
- a CDS encoding NuoB/complex I 20 kDa subunit family protein: protein MGLEEKLPSGFLLSTVEQFAGYLRKGSLWPATFGLACCAIEMMATGAGRFDSARFGMEVFRASPRQADLMIVAGRVSQKMAPVLRQVYDQMTEPKWVLAMGVCASSGGMFNNYAIVQGVDHVVPVDIYLPGCPPRPEMLLHAILTLHEKIQQMPLGVDRAEAVRAAEAAALASTPTIQMKGLLR, encoded by the coding sequence ATGGGGCTCGAGGAGAAATTGCCCAGCGGATTCCTGCTGAGCACGGTCGAACAGTTCGCCGGATATCTGCGTAAGGGCTCGTTGTGGCCCGCGACATTCGGACTGGCCTGCTGTGCGATCGAGATGATGGCCACCGGCGCGGGTCGCTTCGACAGCGCGCGATTCGGGATGGAGGTCTTCCGGGCCTCGCCCAGACAGGCGGACCTGATGATCGTCGCCGGGCGGGTCAGCCAGAAGATGGCTCCGGTCCTACGGCAGGTCTACGACCAGATGACCGAACCGAAATGGGTTCTGGCCATGGGGGTCTGCGCGTCCTCCGGCGGCATGTTCAACAACTACGCGATCGTCCAGGGCGTGGATCACGTGGTGCCGGTGGACATCTACCTGCCCGGCTGCCCGCCGCGGCCCGAGATGCTGCTGCACGCGATCCTGACGCTGCACGAGAAGATCCAGCAGATGCCGCTCGGTGTCGATCGCGCCGAGGCGGTGCGCGCCGCCGAGGCCGCCGCCCTCGCCTCCACCCCCACCATCCAGATGAAGGGGCTGCTGCGATGA